From Acidobacteriota bacterium, one genomic window encodes:
- a CDS encoding GMC family oxidoreductase yields the protein MAQKKVDVLIIGSGHTGGMAAKILTEKGISCTMLDAGPMLNFERYRELKPAHELPFRGVVAPGRLPHVYQANDFSANFWVDEKVVPYSYPEGQQYNWVRVRSIGGRSPVWGRQSFRLSDYEFKSKDHDGFGENWPITLKELAPYYSRVEEIFRVTGHTDGLPQYPDGNFIEDNSPWSGAMQRFVDAGKKLGVPVTKPRSSLGKDGMAASLNLLLPDAVATGKLTTIPNAIVRQITVDKKTGLADGVVFVDRHSHREMVMKARVVVVAAGTMETTRLLLASEICNSSGVLGHHLTDQIYGAGIICSVPEARDGKGTPGLMGGGALIPRFRNLETKSNGFLRGYAVNVSCSNGPFDARALPFYGKELNEKLKSYNGSHFSTNIMGETLGHYENHVSLNKQVLDAWGMPTLNINTKYTSNETNMTKDYIDTMAAMAEAAGFDILVKNYEFNPPGYSIHEQGTARMSDDPKKGVVNKWSQSHDMKNLFITDASVFVSAGWQNPTITMCSLAMRASEHLAEEMRKGNV from the coding sequence ATGGCACAGAAGAAGGTTGACGTCCTGATCATCGGGTCGGGACATACTGGCGGAATGGCCGCAAAGATTCTGACGGAAAAAGGTATCTCCTGCACCATGCTGGACGCGGGCCCGATGCTGAACTTTGAAAGGTATCGCGAGCTGAAGCCAGCGCACGAGCTGCCGTTTCGCGGCGTCGTAGCTCCCGGCCGGTTGCCGCATGTCTATCAGGCAAACGACTTCAGCGCGAATTTCTGGGTGGATGAAAAGGTCGTCCCTTACTCCTACCCGGAAGGGCAGCAGTACAACTGGGTGCGCGTGCGAAGCATCGGTGGACGCTCTCCCGTCTGGGGACGCCAGTCCTTCCGCCTCAGCGACTACGAGTTCAAGAGCAAGGATCACGACGGCTTTGGCGAAAACTGGCCGATCACGCTCAAGGAACTGGCGCCGTACTACTCCCGCGTGGAAGAGATCTTCCGTGTGACGGGCCACACCGACGGCCTGCCTCAGTACCCGGATGGCAACTTTATCGAAGACAACTCGCCATGGTCAGGCGCAATGCAGCGGTTCGTCGACGCCGGCAAGAAGCTGGGCGTTCCCGTTACCAAGCCCCGTTCTTCGCTCGGCAAGGACGGTATGGCTGCCTCACTCAACCTGTTGCTGCCTGATGCCGTAGCCACCGGCAAACTCACAACAATTCCAAACGCAATCGTGCGTCAGATTACGGTGGACAAAAAGACAGGCCTGGCAGATGGTGTGGTCTTCGTCGATCGTCACTCACATCGTGAGATGGTCATGAAGGCCCGGGTTGTCGTCGTTGCCGCAGGCACGATGGAAACGACTCGCCTGCTGCTGGCATCGGAGATATGCAACTCGAGTGGCGTGCTCGGGCACCACCTGACCGACCAGATCTACGGCGCGGGAATCATCTGCTCGGTCCCTGAAGCGCGGGACGGCAAGGGTACCCCCGGCCTGATGGGCGGCGGTGCTCTCATACCGCGTTTCCGCAACCTGGAGACGAAGAGCAATGGCTTCCTCCGCGGTTACGCTGTCAATGTCTCGTGCAGCAACGGGCCGTTTGATGCGCGCGCGTTGCCCTTTTACGGTAAAGAGCTCAATGAGAAGCTCAAGAGCTACAACGGCAGCCACTTCTCCACCAACATCATGGGCGAAACGCTCGGCCACTATGAGAACCACGTGTCGCTGAACAAGCAGGTATTGGATGCCTGGGGCATGCCCACGCTGAATATCAATACCAAGTACACCTCGAACGAAACCAACATGACCAAGGACTATATCGACACCATGGCGGCGATGGCCGAGGCCGCGGGCTTCGATATCCTGGTCAAAAACTACGAGTTCAACCCGCCCGGCTACTCCATCCACGAGCAGGGTACGGCCCGCATGAGCGATGACCCGAAGAAGGGCGTCGTCAACAAGTGGAGCCAGAGCCACGATATGAAGAACCTGTTCATCACCGATGCCAGCGTCTTCGTCAGCGCAGGATGGCAGAATCCAACGATCACCATGTGCTCGCTGGCCATGCGCGCGTCGGAACATCTGGCGGAGGAGATGCGCAAGGGCAACGTTTAG
- a CDS encoding gluconate 2-dehydrogenase subunit 3 family protein: MKRRDFVKGFAVATATASTALGQQQPASNAAEQNAAGAHPAAPPASRVTARAEQLARFHTPSIPLSQPDLVATTEARYFTPVRYASLVHLCEIMMPAGDDYPSAMKAGTPEFLDFYIGASPADRQAMYNDGLDRLNADCMKQFKVPFAKADEKQADAVIRPHLKGWMNDHPPREGQERFVNLAHRDIREFTMNSPAWAAAAEASGERTPGVGLYWHPIDPGIQTWVSHSASKTASTTKHKQA; encoded by the coding sequence ATGAAACGGCGTGATTTTGTAAAGGGTTTTGCAGTCGCCACCGCAACCGCGAGCACTGCGCTTGGACAACAGCAGCCTGCATCGAATGCAGCGGAACAAAACGCTGCCGGGGCACATCCCGCAGCTCCTCCAGCCTCGCGTGTAACGGCCCGTGCAGAGCAGTTGGCACGGTTCCATACACCCAGTATCCCTCTCTCGCAGCCCGATCTCGTAGCTACGACTGAGGCACGGTACTTTACCCCTGTGCGTTATGCCTCGCTGGTGCATCTGTGCGAGATCATGATGCCAGCGGGCGACGATTACCCCAGCGCGATGAAGGCCGGGACGCCGGAGTTTCTCGACTTCTACATTGGAGCTTCTCCCGCCGACAGGCAAGCCATGTACAACGATGGACTCGATCGCCTGAACGCCGACTGTATGAAGCAGTTCAAGGTCCCGTTTGCCAAGGCGGACGAGAAACAGGCAGACGCCGTAATCCGGCCCCACTTGAAGGGATGGATGAACGACCATCCACCGCGTGAGGGGCAGGAGAGGTTCGTCAACCTCGCGCATCGCGACATTCGCGAGTTCACCATGAATTCGCCTGCATGGGCCGCCGCGGCGGAAGCTTCTGGTGAGCGCACACCGGGTGTGGGCCTCTACTGGCACCCCATCGATCCCGGTATCCAGACATGGGTCAGCCACAGTGCGTCCAAGACGGCATCGACCACGAAGCACAAGCAGGCATAG
- a CDS encoding LacI family DNA-binding transcriptional regulator, giving the protein MAIRLQDIADDLNLSKMTISKVLRGQTDVSAETKARVLKRMQELNYRPNISARSLRTGQTYTIGFVVPQLDDPRVAAICRGLNEVLRPANYAVVISSADGDPEAEEREAELHLSRQVDALLLYGRDDVSDAPEALRTTSVPLVYLGQKPAQLTAISVSLRESEVGRLSGEHLLARGARRIAYLRGPRTAVADQRFSGYLEALHKASVPIRQEWVVEAKAGGDEYERGFEAVRTMLQRRSRPEAVIAYSDSLAVGARDAAIAQGLRVPDQFQVMGCGNNLQICSMGIGISSIDLCSEEIGVRAARMALKAIEKKGAEEARSMSVMPRLVHRATTKHLEVSTRPGKKG; this is encoded by the coding sequence ATGGCTATCCGTCTTCAGGACATTGCCGACGATCTGAATCTTTCCAAGATGACGATCTCCAAGGTGCTGCGCGGTCAGACAGACGTGAGTGCCGAGACGAAGGCGCGCGTTCTGAAACGCATGCAGGAGCTGAATTACCGGCCCAACATCTCCGCGCGCAGCCTGCGGACCGGCCAGACGTACACCATCGGCTTTGTCGTACCGCAACTCGACGACCCGCGCGTTGCCGCCATATGTCGAGGCCTCAATGAAGTTCTTCGGCCGGCAAACTATGCCGTAGTGATCTCTTCAGCCGACGGCGACCCAGAAGCGGAGGAGCGCGAGGCGGAGCTTCATCTGTCCCGGCAGGTCGATGCGCTGCTGCTGTATGGCCGCGACGACGTTTCGGATGCTCCGGAGGCGTTGCGAACGACCAGCGTTCCGCTGGTGTATCTGGGCCAGAAGCCTGCACAACTGACGGCCATCTCCGTCAGCCTGCGCGAGAGCGAAGTTGGCCGTCTCTCTGGCGAGCACCTTCTGGCACGCGGCGCACGGCGCATCGCATATCTCCGCGGTCCACGTACCGCCGTGGCAGACCAGCGGTTCAGCGGATATCTTGAGGCACTGCACAAGGCGTCCGTCCCCATTCGCCAGGAGTGGGTTGTCGAAGCAAAGGCGGGCGGAGACGAATACGAGCGAGGCTTCGAAGCTGTGCGGACGATGCTCCAGCGACGCAGCCGGCCTGAAGCAGTGATCGCTTATTCCGATTCTTTAGCCGTCGGCGCACGCGACGCCGCGATCGCGCAGGGCCTGCGTGTTCCCGACCAGTTTCAAGTCATGGGCTGTGGGAACAACTTGCAGATATGTTCGATGGGTATTGGTATCAGCAGTATCGATCTTTGTTCGGAAGAGATCGGCGTCCGCGCAGCCCGAATGGCCTTGAAAGCGATTGAGAAAAAGGGTGCTGAAGAGGCACGCAGCATGAGTGTCATGCCGCGCCTTGTTCATCGCGCGACGACAAAGCACCTTGAAGTTTCCACGAGACCAGGAAAGAAGGGATAA
- a CDS encoding carbohydrate kinase family protein: MAARKETANKFDLVVFGEFFSDMIFYGLRNQPRFGEEVKTDSFLIAPGGGLATSALAASRLGSMTAIVTRVGGDAESLPTWGEILREGLDVTACEVRKEQATALTASVAFQSNRMMMTHDPVNRNLEDLLSSKAVIAKLHKARHVHFACALRRPQKWIPVMKALRDSGITISADFGWNPDLSPKQLLSIVKYCEFIFPNEHEGKAITGTTDALRALEKLQDWVRIPVIKLGKRGAMLMANGHIYRQPALPIAVVDATGAGDAFDGGFLHAFLHGADWDDCLRAGNICGSLSASQPGGSQGLPGPKEFRRYMASIKSTKSRRSV, encoded by the coding sequence ATGGCAGCCCGCAAAGAGACGGCGAACAAGTTCGATCTGGTGGTTTTTGGAGAGTTCTTCTCCGACATGATCTTTTATGGGCTGCGCAATCAGCCGCGCTTTGGCGAGGAGGTCAAAACCGACTCCTTTTTGATTGCTCCCGGCGGCGGCCTTGCCACTTCAGCGCTCGCGGCTAGCCGTCTTGGCAGCATGACCGCAATCGTGACGCGGGTGGGAGGCGATGCCGAGAGCCTTCCGACCTGGGGAGAGATTCTGCGGGAGGGGCTCGACGTGACTGCGTGCGAGGTCCGCAAAGAACAGGCGACCGCACTTACGGCATCGGTGGCCTTTCAGTCCAACCGCATGATGATGACGCACGATCCCGTCAACCGAAACCTCGAAGACCTGTTGTCGAGTAAAGCGGTCATCGCCAAACTGCATAAGGCGCGGCATGTGCACTTCGCCTGCGCATTGCGCCGCCCGCAAAAATGGATACCTGTCATGAAGGCGCTGCGCGATTCGGGCATCACGATCTCGGCCGACTTCGGCTGGAATCCCGACCTGTCGCCCAAACAGTTGCTCTCGATCGTGAAGTACTGCGAATTTATCTTCCCCAACGAACATGAAGGCAAGGCGATCACCGGCACAACCGATGCCTTGAGGGCGCTGGAAAAACTCCAGGACTGGGTACGCATCCCGGTCATCAAACTGGGAAAACGAGGGGCTATGCTTATGGCCAATGGGCACATCTACCGCCAGCCGGCGCTTCCGATCGCGGTCGTGGATGCAACCGGGGCGGGCGATGCCTTCGACGGAGGATTTCTGCACGCGTTTCTTCATGGCGCGGACTGGGACGACTGCCTTCGTGCAGGAAATATCTGCGGCAGCCTCTCCGCCTCGCAACCCGGAGGCTCTCAAGGACTTCCCGGGCCGAAGGAATTTCGCCGGTATATGGCCTCGATCAAATCCACGAAAAGCCGCCGATCCGTATAG
- a CDS encoding TonB-dependent receptor: protein MGFGSTGNSSHRHSLPMPLMCLFLAAAFLFTPQPALAQLDNGSITGTLHDPTGAVIAGATVTIRNVATGVTTVLKTNNDGSYQALALIPGTYSVEASATGFSTAKNAAVEIHVKSRAEVDFNLTPGATSDTIEVSSEFQGLQTQSADVGNVIGTTQINDLPLNARRYADLALLEPGIFKNPGVANQAADRFSSNGNLETQNYFALDGVDNNSGSTNLQEGSVQNVQPPPDAIQEFRLQTRTYSVEFGTSAGAIVNASTKSGTNSLHGSAWEYARNSVLDANSWINKRTSTGVPLPKGNFSQNQFGGTVGGHVIREKFFYFGDYQGLRSTQSTTVSSVVPSAAMKTGNMSEVSFNPVGLGSQSGCIVAKVVQTGCIDPVALAVAKLLPDPNTGPPTWDGSTNYVYQYQLPQQVNSFDVRTDFTVNSHNQLFTRYSFLDQHRQDPPWTSNSDIGNGGFATDYKIRNQGVAFGLTTTLSSTAVNQFRFGWSRDSAHSNPIGVTLGTSAAPSVGLTGIPVTPQSGGLPPFNISGGFRRIGVDLFRPQFQAAGVWQFLDNFTKLKGNHSLMFGYEYHRTTTNFLDLTAPQGYMGFSGVFTGTNGFGWADFLLGNVSQTFFNSYLVAHNYQIGNSLFAQDTWRATHDLTITYGTRYELYSPLLNRTDSFANFDPSGAGGLIVAKGGSWAQRSLVNPDKNNFAPRVGFSYQATDRVVIRGGYGVFYQYVNRIGSESQLAQNQPFLKFVNDSRTTVAAGTIFQLRNGFPGPAYSNSTTPLYIQKTNWQDKNQRTSYVQQFSLGPQVQLSRSTTLEMIYVGNIGHKMNRLRNANQGIVTGFTGSTPNVVFPYANLNNGGAHAFLEYATNDGNTNYNGLIASLRRQMTNGLGYQVSYTWAHNFSDYADNLTAGSTPQNAYDYSHEYSQSPFDQRHRLVVSGQWKLPIGKNGLVLNNDSTAAKLIGGWQYNLIASFEAGNPFNVTTGNDASQTGGNHASYANCNAGAFTNTTHDRNALTSITGTGRYINLAAFTQPTVGTFGTCRPRAFAGPGRRNFDMSLFKQFSFTDARKLEFRLEGFNVFNHANLANPSSSITTPNPFGRISSVTNTARQVQLAAKFYF from the coding sequence ATGGGTTTTGGAAGCACAGGAAATTCTTCTCATCGCCATTCGTTGCCTATGCCGCTTATGTGCCTGTTCCTGGCCGCGGCGTTTCTCTTCACGCCGCAGCCTGCGCTCGCACAGCTTGATAACGGCTCCATTACGGGTACGCTTCACGATCCCACGGGCGCGGTGATCGCCGGTGCGACGGTCACGATTCGCAATGTTGCTACCGGCGTTACCACGGTATTGAAAACGAACAACGACGGTTCCTATCAGGCTCTCGCATTGATTCCGGGAACCTACTCGGTAGAAGCGTCCGCCACAGGCTTCAGCACGGCGAAGAATGCGGCCGTCGAGATCCATGTGAAGAGCCGTGCTGAGGTCGACTTCAACCTGACTCCCGGTGCCACGAGCGACACCATCGAAGTGAGTTCAGAGTTTCAAGGTCTTCAGACGCAATCGGCCGACGTGGGCAATGTTATTGGCACGACGCAGATCAACGATCTGCCGCTGAATGCGCGCCGCTACGCGGACCTGGCTCTGCTTGAGCCGGGTATCTTCAAAAATCCCGGAGTGGCAAATCAAGCGGCCGATCGCTTCTCTTCCAATGGAAACCTGGAGACACAAAATTATTTTGCGCTTGATGGCGTGGACAATAACTCGGGATCGACGAACCTGCAGGAAGGCTCCGTGCAGAACGTTCAACCTCCGCCTGACGCGATTCAGGAGTTCCGTCTCCAGACTCGCACGTACTCCGTTGAGTTCGGCACATCGGCCGGCGCTATCGTCAACGCATCCACAAAGAGTGGCACAAACAGCTTGCACGGAAGCGCCTGGGAGTATGCGCGCAACAGCGTCCTCGACGCGAATAGTTGGATCAACAAACGTACGTCAACAGGGGTACCATTGCCGAAGGGCAATTTCAGCCAGAATCAATTTGGCGGCACGGTGGGTGGCCATGTCATCCGCGAAAAGTTCTTCTACTTTGGCGATTACCAGGGCCTTCGCTCGACACAGTCAACAACAGTAAGCTCCGTCGTTCCTTCGGCAGCAATGAAGACCGGCAACATGAGCGAGGTTTCCTTCAACCCTGTCGGGCTTGGAAGTCAGTCTGGTTGCATCGTCGCGAAAGTCGTGCAGACGGGCTGCATCGATCCTGTTGCTCTCGCTGTTGCAAAGCTCCTGCCCGATCCGAACACTGGTCCGCCAACATGGGACGGATCAACAAACTATGTCTATCAGTACCAGCTTCCGCAGCAGGTGAACTCGTTTGATGTGCGCACAGATTTCACCGTCAACTCGCACAATCAGCTCTTCACGCGATACAGCTTCCTCGACCAGCATCGCCAGGACCCGCCGTGGACGTCGAACTCCGATATAGGCAACGGCGGATTCGCCACAGACTATAAGATCCGTAATCAGGGTGTTGCATTTGGCCTCACGACGACCCTCTCCTCCACTGCGGTGAATCAGTTCCGCTTCGGCTGGAGCCGCGACAGCGCGCACAGCAACCCGATCGGCGTAACGCTTGGCACATCGGCTGCTCCCAGCGTCGGACTGACTGGCATTCCTGTCACTCCTCAGTCGGGCGGCCTTCCACCGTTCAACATCAGCGGCGGGTTCCGCAGGATTGGCGTTGACCTCTTCCGCCCGCAGTTTCAGGCAGCGGGTGTATGGCAGTTTCTGGATAACTTCACCAAGCTCAAGGGCAATCACAGCTTGATGTTCGGTTACGAATATCACCGCACGACGACGAACTTTCTCGACCTTACGGCACCGCAAGGCTATATGGGCTTCTCGGGCGTATTTACAGGAACGAACGGTTTTGGCTGGGCCGATTTTCTGCTAGGCAACGTCAGTCAAACCTTCTTCAACAGCTATCTTGTGGCACATAACTACCAGATCGGCAATTCGCTCTTTGCTCAGGACACGTGGCGAGCTACGCACGATCTGACCATTACTTATGGAACGCGTTACGAGCTCTACTCTCCTCTACTCAACCGGACAGACTCTTTTGCAAACTTCGATCCTTCGGGAGCGGGAGGGCTTATTGTTGCGAAGGGCGGAAGCTGGGCGCAACGCAGCCTGGTCAATCCGGACAAGAACAACTTCGCTCCCCGCGTTGGCTTCTCCTATCAGGCAACCGATCGCGTCGTGATTCGCGGCGGATACGGAGTTTTCTATCAGTACGTCAACCGTATCGGCTCTGAGTCGCAACTCGCGCAGAACCAGCCGTTCCTCAAATTCGTCAACGATTCACGCACAACCGTCGCCGCTGGAACCATCTTTCAGCTTCGCAATGGCTTTCCTGGCCCGGCTTACTCCAACTCAACCACTCCGCTCTATATTCAGAAAACAAACTGGCAGGACAAGAACCAGCGGACGAGCTACGTGCAGCAGTTCAGCTTAGGGCCACAGGTCCAGCTAAGCCGCAGCACAACTCTCGAAATGATCTACGTCGGCAACATCGGTCACAAGATGAACCGTCTGCGTAACGCCAATCAAGGCATTGTTACCGGCTTTACAGGCAGCACACCGAATGTCGTCTTCCCATACGCAAACCTGAACAATGGCGGCGCTCATGCCTTTCTGGAGTATGCGACGAACGACGGCAATACCAACTACAACGGGCTAATCGCAAGCCTCCGGCGGCAGATGACCAACGGCCTCGGATATCAGGTCAGCTATACATGGGCGCATAACTTCAGCGACTATGCCGACAACCTGACGGCAGGGTCTACGCCGCAGAACGCATACGACTACTCGCACGAGTATTCGCAGTCACCCTTCGATCAACGTCATCGTCTTGTGGTGAGCGGGCAGTGGAAGCTACCGATCGGCAAGAACGGCCTCGTGCTCAATAACGATTCAACGGCAGCAAAACTGATCGGCGGCTGGCAATACAACCTGATCGCCAGCTTCGAGGCGGGTAATCCATTCAACGTTACAACAGGTAACGATGCCAGCCAGACCGGCGGAAACCATGCATCTTATGCAAACTGCAATGCTGGCGCGTTCACGAATACAACTCACGATCGCAATGCATTGACTAGCATCACCGGAACGGGCCGCTACATCAATCTGGCAGCATTTACACAACCAACCGTAGGAACCTTCGGCACATGCCGTCCGCGCGCGTTTGCAGGCCCTGGACGCAGGAACTTCGACATGAGCCTGTTCAAGCAGTTCTCGTTCACCGATGCACGTAAGCTCGAGTTCAGGCTTGAGGGATTCAACGTATTCAATCACGCAAATCTGGCGAACCCGAGCTCATCGATTACGACACCAAACCCATTCGGCCGCATCAGCAGTGTCACCAATACGGCACGGCAGGTGCAGCTCGCAGCGAAGTTCTACTTCTAA
- a CDS encoding PIG-L family deacetylase: MSGLVKKSVCTLAACACFISSGSLFYAQTPKPIVDATPVPPDRGAAATWQALKKLHTRASVMMIVAHPDDEDGATLAYESRGQGARVALLTLDRGEGGANVMSSDYWDALGLVRTEELLQAGRYYGLDAQYFTSMADYGFSKALDEALSQWGHDRVLEQAVRVVRTVRPLIVCSVFVGGPTDGHGQHATAGLMAQEVFKAAGDPKMFPEQIKEGLLPWAPVKTYARAPFFRVSEKGMYDYANHTWGPVGVTNHITGKWEPGKPSVTVAIPSGTYDSVIGETYSQVSRKGLGYQASQNGGPSVPLPQAQPSAYHRFGSHIDAQPTEQSFFDGIDTTLDGIALLADQKDQPALHTKLDEINTLVEKAITQFSAQQPSAVAPLLAKGKIAVEALIANVKDGSMSANAKYNVLHELEVKQRQFNDALVAALQISLNADVTQAGKDDPMMAMFRGARPTFQMATPGLSFPVAVHIYQPGNSNLTIKSVTLKATSGGNWQVKDEAAAPSVLAPSKAVDLRFNVKVPTDEPFTRPYFKREGLQNAFYEVDSTAKKNVPLSPYPLEARASFGFEGATINMAAVVQVVSKVNGPGLLRYPMPVGPAISVALSPAAGVIPLESKSTTVSVRLKNNEQGPVKPTVHLTLPAGWTAEPSSIPVSFTQTGEEQTVSFTVAPKVEEGKQYKVIAVAELDGTKYEEGYITTGYVGLRPYFLYSPATYSTTGTDVKVAHGLNVAYIEGSGDDVPAALEQIGVHVSYLTAQDLASSDLSKYNAIVLGVRAYAVRPDLVTNNARLLKYVENGGVAIVQYNTPEYDHNYGPYPYVMSGDPEEVTDEKSKVTILASGNPVFNWPNKITEKDFDGWIEERGSKFLQSWDPRYTALLETHDKGQPEQKGGLIYARYGKGVYIYNAYAFYRQLPLGVPGAFRIFANMLSLPQNPELK, translated from the coding sequence ATGTCTGGTTTGGTCAAGAAGTCAGTCTGCACGCTGGCGGCGTGTGCTTGTTTCATCTCATCGGGAAGTTTGTTCTATGCGCAAACACCCAAGCCAATAGTCGATGCGACCCCAGTCCCACCCGACAGAGGAGCGGCGGCTACGTGGCAGGCGCTCAAGAAGCTGCATACCCGGGCCAGCGTGATGATGATCGTCGCTCACCCCGACGACGAAGACGGCGCCACGCTTGCGTATGAGAGCAGAGGACAGGGCGCCCGCGTCGCGCTACTGACGCTCGACCGCGGTGAAGGCGGTGCGAATGTCATGTCCTCCGACTACTGGGATGCGCTGGGCCTCGTTCGCACCGAAGAGCTTTTGCAGGCGGGTCGATACTACGGGCTCGACGCGCAATACTTCACGTCGATGGCCGACTATGGCTTCTCCAAAGCGCTCGATGAAGCGCTGAGCCAGTGGGGGCACGACCGAGTTCTTGAGCAGGCAGTGCGAGTTGTGCGAACCGTTCGGCCATTGATTGTCTGCTCGGTCTTCGTCGGTGGGCCTACCGATGGCCATGGTCAGCACGCAACGGCAGGTCTTATGGCGCAGGAGGTCTTCAAGGCGGCGGGCGATCCCAAGATGTTCCCCGAACAAATCAAGGAAGGTCTACTGCCCTGGGCTCCGGTGAAGACCTACGCACGCGCTCCCTTCTTTCGCGTCTCCGAGAAGGGGATGTACGACTATGCAAACCACACATGGGGTCCGGTAGGCGTAACCAATCACATTACCGGCAAGTGGGAGCCGGGCAAGCCTTCGGTTACGGTTGCGATTCCATCCGGCACCTATGACAGCGTCATCGGCGAAACGTACTCCCAGGTATCGCGCAAGGGCCTCGGATACCAGGCCTCGCAGAACGGCGGCCCCAGCGTTCCACTGCCGCAGGCACAGCCAAGTGCGTATCACCGTTTTGGGTCGCACATCGACGCACAACCCACCGAACAGAGCTTCTTCGACGGTATCGACACGACGCTGGATGGAATCGCATTGCTCGCAGACCAGAAGGACCAGCCTGCTCTGCACACGAAGCTGGATGAGATCAACACGCTTGTCGAAAAAGCGATCACTCAGTTTTCCGCTCAGCAACCCTCCGCTGTTGCTCCTCTTCTGGCAAAAGGGAAGATCGCTGTTGAAGCCCTTATCGCCAATGTAAAAGACGGCTCGATGTCCGCAAACGCGAAGTACAACGTACTTCATGAACTCGAAGTGAAGCAACGCCAGTTCAACGACGCTCTCGTTGCCGCACTGCAGATCTCCCTCAACGCCGATGTGACGCAGGCCGGCAAGGACGACCCGATGATGGCTATGTTCCGCGGCGCCCGCCCTACATTTCAGATGGCGACTCCCGGTCTCTCGTTTCCTGTCGCCGTCCACATCTATCAGCCCGGCAACTCGAATCTCACTATCAAGAGCGTGACGTTGAAGGCCACGTCTGGCGGCAACTGGCAGGTCAAGGACGAGGCCGCGGCACCTTCAGTTCTTGCACCATCGAAAGCGGTCGACCTCAGGTTCAATGTTAAGGTCCCAACCGATGAGCCGTTTACGCGCCCTTACTTCAAACGCGAAGGGCTGCAAAATGCGTTCTACGAAGTTGACTCTACTGCGAAGAAGAACGTTCCGCTCTCTCCCTACCCACTTGAGGCACGGGCATCGTTTGGCTTTGAAGGAGCCACGATCAATATGGCTGCCGTTGTACAGGTCGTGAGCAAGGTAAACGGCCCCGGCCTGCTTCGCTACCCGATGCCTGTTGGCCCTGCAATCTCGGTCGCCCTCTCTCCCGCTGCGGGAGTCATTCCGCTGGAGAGCAAGTCCACCACCGTCAGTGTCCGCTTGAAGAACAACGAACAGGGGCCGGTGAAACCAACTGTTCACCTCACTTTACCTGCGGGCTGGACGGCGGAACCGTCCTCAATCCCGGTTAGCTTTACTCAAACTGGAGAAGAACAAACTGTCAGCTTCACTGTCGCTCCAAAAGTAGAAGAAGGAAAACAATATAAGGTTATTGCGGTAGCTGAACTCGACGGTACAAAGTACGAGGAAGGTTACATTACAACCGGCTATGTCGGGTTACGTCCCTACTTCCTGTACTCGCCGGCAACATACTCCACGACGGGCACGGATGTAAAAGTCGCCCACGGTCTGAACGTCGCATACATCGAGGGCAGTGGAGACGACGTTCCAGCGGCGCTCGAACAAATTGGCGTCCACGTCTCGTATCTCACGGCGCAGGATCTGGCAAGCTCGGACCTGAGCAAATACAACGCTATTGTGCTTGGTGTGCGCGCCTACGCGGTACGTCCCGACCTTGTCACCAATAATGCGCGGCTCCTTAAATATGTTGAGAACGGCGGAGTCGCGATTGTGCAATACAACACCCCGGAGTATGACCACAACTATGGCCCCTATCCATACGTGATGAGCGGTGATCCGGAAGAAGTAACAGATGAGAAGTCGAAAGTTACGATTCTCGCGTCGGGCAATCCAGTCTTCAATTGGCCGAATAAGATCACAGAGAAAGATTTCGATGGCTGGATTGAAGAGCGTGGCTCCAAATTTCTGCAATCGTGGGATCCTAGATACACTGCACTGCTTGAGACCCACGACAAAGGACAGCCGGAACAGAAGGGCGGCCTGATCTACGCGCGTTACGGCAAAGGTGTTTACATCTACAACGCATACGCGTTTTATCGTCAGTTGCCGTTGGGAGTTCCAGGAGCATTTCGCATCTTCGCAAACATGCTGAGCCTCCCTCAGAACCCGGAACTCAAATAA